One Temnothorax longispinosus isolate EJ_2023e chromosome 8, Tlon_JGU_v1, whole genome shotgun sequence genomic region harbors:
- the LOC139818216 gene encoding uncharacterized protein, which translates to MAGGFPLRKWSSNCEEALEGIPREHRLFQEPHSWQNESQTTLGLLWYPSEDSFAFAIHPRTITQYTKRRVLAETARLFDPLGWLAPVIIRAKILIQSAWLQQLDWDTPLPSADAHRWKLLFKELPLLEGLRVNRWLGTGTENQHLELHGFADASERGYAAVVYLRVSSDNFQAVHILAAKSKVAPVKQVTLARLELCAAASLSNLAKHYRNTLSLSTAPVFLWSDSKTTLQWIRGHSSRWKTFVASRVAHIQTQIPDAQWRHVPGRDNPADCASRGIAPSELLHHPLWWTGPAWLQEDPSHWPNEDSELPADQMPEQRVVVQA; encoded by the coding sequence ATGGCGGGCGGGTTTCCGCTTCGGAAGTGGTCGTCCAATTGCGAGGAAGCTTTAGAAGGCATTCCCCGGGAACACCGTCTGTTCCAAGAACCGCACTCTTGGCAGAACGAAAGTCAGACCACGTTAGGTCTCCTCTGGTACCCGAGCGAGGACAGCTTCGCGTTCGCGATACACCCGCGCACGATCACTCAGTACACGAAACGACGCGTCCTCGCGGAAACCGCACGTCTCTTCGACCCACTGGGATGGCTCGCGCCAGTCATAATCCGCGCCAAGATATTAATTCAGTCTGCATGGCTGCAGCAGCTGGATTGGGATACTCCGCTCCCTTCCGCCGACGCTCACCGCTGGAAGCTCCTCTTCAAGGAACTCCCTTTGCTCGAAGGCCTCCGCGTGAATCGCTGGCTCGGCACTGGCACCGAGAACCAGCACTTGGAACTACACGGCTTCGCCGACGCATCCGAACGAGGATATGCCGCCGTCGTGTACCTCCGCGTCTCCTCAGACAACTTCCAGGCTGTACACATCCTGGCCGCCAAGAGCAAAGTGGCACCGGTGAAGCAAGTGACACTGGCGCGCCTCGAACTGTGTGCCGCCGCGTCACTTTCGAATCTCGCAAAGCACTATCGCAACACTTTAAGTCTGTCCACAGCACCTGTCTTTCTCTGGTCAGACTCTAAGACCACACTGCAGTGGATTCGAGGGCACTCCTCCCGCTGGAAGACCTTCGTCGCAAGCCGCGTAGCTCACATCCAGACGCAGATTCCCGACGCTCAATGGCGACACGTCCCAGGGCGGGACAATCCAGCCGACTGCGCCTCCAGGGGGATCGCACCAAGTGAGCTACTGCACCACCCCTTGTGGTGGACGGGTCCAGCCTGGCTCCAGGAGGACCCCTCTCACTGGCCGAACGAGGACTCCGAACTACCCGCAGACCAGATGCCCGAACAACGAGTCGTGGTGCAAGCCTGA
- the LOC139818214 gene encoding uncharacterized protein, giving the protein MQEVHQYSMLAVDNVAMRPTFLVRYPAVAQLVQDFEEAHLQIIQDATDEEFAQEDVIRNDFDTMRFAVIGRYESFVPARETDDSARGAPPAHHSAIKLPKIALPQFNGDLDKWPSFIALYNQAIHENRSVSAIEKYQYLLASLSGEALGVVRNLPLTAENYEIAYDALRERYQNRRKLATQYWRSFVHAKPLVADSAEFLRALLDVFTENTRALSMLDYPVDAWDFMLLNHLLEKLTPTLREKFEAAHMTVESPRYDQLTRFLAGYCTVLASASGSSAQPSKKKAASTTSLVVQNAACPKCTEQHLLAKCPVFLQLSVRERHNFARESGLCLNCLRAGHNLRNCSSPFTCRHCQAKHHSLLHFGQASVPSLEAASAVTPVADSPAAPADTGDNPIVSLASVSNRVVLLSTVRAEALDAHGSAFPVRILLDSASQANFVTESCLQRGGFARARHRATVMGVGETRAATTRGLTSFVIRVRNKPDIRFPVEATVLPRITSPLPGSRVDSKPWNHLRGLPLADPEFYLPGSIDILLGAESFVSVLRDGRRTGKIGEPDAFNTAFGWVLMGAVSPSLHTQSVHSFATTIESIDAAVGQFWKLEEVPESIPCSEQDRRCREIFDQTTYRDPSGRFVVSYRTPLRS; this is encoded by the coding sequence ATGCAGGAAGTGCATCAATATTCGATGCTCGCGGTAGACAACGTGGCCATGAGGCCAACATTCCTTGTTCGGTATCCGGCGGTAGCGCAATTAGTTCAGGATTTTGAGGAGGCCCACCTCCAAATAATCCAAGACGCTACGGATGAAGAATTCGCCCAAGAAGACGTGATACGTAATGACTTTGACACAATGCGGTTCGCGGTAATAGGGCGTTACGAAAGCTTCGTTCCCGCGCGGGAGACCGACGACTCCGCGCGGGGCGCGCCGCCGGCGCATCACTCCGCGATTAAATTACCGAAGATCGCCCTTCCTCAATTCAACGGTGATCTTGACAAATGGCCGTCTTTTATCGCGCTGTATAACCAGGCGATCCACGAAAATCGCAGTGTGTCCGCGATCgagaaatatcaatatttgttGGCCTCGCTATCGGGGGAGGCTCTCGGCGTGGTGAGAAACCTGCCATTGACCGCGGAAAATTACGAGATCGCGTATGATGCGCTTCGGGAGCGCTACCAGAATAGGCGCAAATTAGCGACGCAGTACTGGCGTTCGTTCGTACACGCCAAACCGTTGGTTGCGGATTCCGCCGAATTCCTCCGCGCGTTACTGGACGTGTTCACCGAAAACACGCGCGCCCTGAGTATGCTGGATTATCCGGTCGACGCGTGGGACTTTATGCTGCTTAATCATTTACTCGAAAAGCTCACTCCCACGCTCCGGGAGAAGTTCGAAGCGGCCCACATGACCGTGGAATCGCCGCGGTATGATCAATTAACGAGATTTCTAGCGGGATACTGCACGGTTCTCGCGTCGGCGTCGGGCTCTTCGGCGCAACCGAGTAAAAAGAAGGCCGCGTCGACCACTTCGCTCGTCGTCCAAAACGCCGCGTGCCCTAAGTGTACGGAGCAGCATTTGCTGGCTAAGTGCCCCGTGTTCCTGCAGCTCTCGGTCCGGGAGCGGCACAATTTCGCTCGCGAATCGGGACTCTGCCTAAACTGCCTCCGCGCGGGACATAACTTGAGGAATTGCTCTAGCCCGTTTACCTGCCGGCATTGTCAGGCAAAGCATCACTCGCTCCTGCACTTCGGGCAGGCCAGCGTCCCATCGCTCGAGGCCGCCTCGGCGGTCACTCCAGTCGCGGACAGCCCCGCGGCTCCGGCGGATACGGGCGATAACCCGATCGTCTCTCTGGCGAGCGTTTCGAATCGAGTAGTCCTGCTCTCGACGGTTCGTGCGGAGGCGCTCGACGCTCACGGCAGCGCCTTCCCGGTTCGTATATTGCTCGATAGCGCGAGTCAGGCGAATTTCGTCACGGAAAGCTGCCTTCAGCGGGGCGGCTTCGCTCGGGCAAGGCATCGTGCGACGGTGATGGGCGTCGGCGAAACGAGGGCCGCCACTACGAGAGGCCTCACCTCATTCGTAATCCGGGTGCGAAATAAGCCCGACATTCGATTTCCGGTGGAAGCCACCGTCCTCCCTCGCATCACCTCGCCGTTGCCTGGTAGCCGTGTCGATTCCAAACCGTGGAATCACCTGCGAGGGCTGCCCCTCGCAGATCCGGAATTTTATTTGCCCGGCTCCATCGATATTCTGCTGGGGGCGGAATCCTTTGTGTCCGTGTTGCGCGACGGTCGGCGTACCGGTAAAATCGGGGAACCGGACGCCTTTAACACAGCATTCGGCTGGGTTTTGATGGGCGCGGTCTCTCCTTCACTTCACACGCAATCCGTGCACTCCTTCGCCACCACTATCGAGTCGATTGACGCCGCGGTGGGGCAGTTCTGGAAATTGGAGGAGGTTCCCGAATCTATTCCTTGCTCCGAACAGGATCGGCGTTGCAGGGAGATATTCGACCAAACCACCTATCGCGACCCTTCGGGTCGCTTTGTTGTCTCATATCGGACCCCCCTACGTTCGTAG
- the LOC139818215 gene encoding uncharacterized protein translates to MELASDPFPADGRVYYLPHHGVYKLDSATTKLRVVFDASSKCPNGLSLNDTLLSGPKLQPDIVAVLLLFRAEPVAITADVKQMFRQIRIHPEHRNYQRIVWRFSESEPILDYILTTVTFGTTASPFLAIYCLLKLAHDNRSKYPLVYAALIESLYVDDVVVSVRTVERAVALRDQLLELFRSAGFELRKWASSHPAALGGLDPEICSQRTLSFESADNQALKVLGLRWHSQSDSFGFQLNPLTRGCTKRTILSEVARIFDPLGFLAPLTFTAKRLIQRLWTLKLEWDDEPPSDVRHQWERYKSEFDALAPLRIPRTFPSGANFRHELHGFCDASEQGYGAVVYLRTVAPAETGVAILCAKSKVAPLRAISLPRLELCAAVLLANLLAYVRRVLQGHIEIDAEYAWSDARVALC, encoded by the coding sequence ATGGAACTGGCGAGCGATCCTTTTCCCGCGGACGGTCGCGTGTACTATTTGCCCCATCACGGGGTTTACAAGCTGGACAGCGCGACCACAAAACTTCGCGTAGTTTTCGATGCTTCGTCGAAATGCCCGAACGGGCTATCCTTAAACGATACCTTGCTCAGTGGCCCGAAATTGCAGCCCGACATAGTCGCGGTTCTACTTCTCTTTCGCGCGGAGCCCGTGGCCATTACCGCGGACGTAAAGCAAATGTTCCGGCAGATTCGGATCCACCCGGAGCATCGCAATTATCAGCGCATCGTCTGGCGCTTTTCGGAATCGGAACCGATCCTCGATTACATACTCACGACGGTCACATTCGGTACCACGGCCTCTCCGTTTCTGGCGATTTATTGTTTGCTCAAATTGGCCCACGACAATCGGAGTAAGTACCCGTTGGTGTACGCGGCGCTGATCGAGTCTCTCTACGTGGACGACGTCGTCGTCAGTGTCCGCACCGTCGAGCGAGCTGTTGCGCTCCGCGATCAATTGCTCGAGCTCTTTCGAAGTGCTGGATTTGAGTTGCGGAAGTGGGCGAGTAGCCACCCCGCCGCGTTGGGTGGCCTCGATCCGGAAATCTGTAGTCAGAGGACGCTTTCCTTCGAGTCGGCCGACAATCAAGCGCTTAAGGTTCTGGGTCTTCGTTGGCACTCGCAGTCGGACAGTTTCGGGTTTCAGCTAAACCCTCTGACGCGAGGATGCACTAAGCGAACGATACTGTCGGAGGTAGCACGCATATTTGATCCATTAGGATTCTTGGCGCCGTTGACCTTTACCGCAAAACGATTGATCCAACGGTTGTGGACCTTGAAGCTCGAGTGGGACGACGAACCCCCATCAGATGTTCGCCATCAGTGGGAACGATATAAATCCGAGTTCGACGCGTTGGCCCCCCTGCGAATACCCCGTACCTTTCCCTCGGGCGCGAACTTTCGGCACGAATTGCATGGCTTTTGCGATGCGAGCGAGCAGGGATATGGGGCTGTCGTGTACTTGCGTACGGTCGCTCCGGCGGAGACCGGGGTCGCGATACTTTGTGCGAAATCTAAGGTGGCTCCATTGCGCGCTATTTCCCTTCCCCGTTTAGAGCTCTGCGCTGCGGTACTTCTCGCGAATCTGCTCGCGTACGTCCGCCGGGTCCTGCAGGGACACATAGAAATCGACGCCGAGTACGCCTGGTCCGATGCCCGGGTGGCCCTGTGTTAG
- the LOC139818217 gene encoding uncharacterized protein, translating into MLLRFSSLHRLLRVTAWCSRWRHSVARTTLTLQPDEIDEALFLWLRVVQGLHYAAEVTAVAFNRTAPLRSSLVHLNPFLDDHGVLRAGGRLKHAPLPHDEKHSMIVPPSSWLTRLLIDSCHRRTLHGGVQLTLGLLRLRFWIPRGRTVVKQMLHRCVTCTRWRAATPQPPMGNLLRRRVTPARPFLRTGLDYAGPILIRTSRGRGHKAYKAFIAVFVCLSSKAVHLDVVSDYTTDAFLAAFRRFTARRGLCEEIYSDCGTNFVGADRVLQDMFRASSADGRRIAHSVTSKGVKWHFNPPAAPHFGGLWEAAVKSTKHHLRRVIGESTLTFEEMSTFLAQVEACLNSRPLQALSDDPDDISALTPGHFLIGAPLLAVPEPSLEETADGTLSRWQHIQKMRDHFWSRWSREYIHGMTARPKWHKTEDVPDVGALCLVRSENTPPSRWPLARIVRLHPGDDGVVRVATIRTSTSELVRPLCKLVLLPWIKDQPPPTDA; encoded by the coding sequence ATGCTACTCAGGTTCTCATCCCTGCACCGGCTACTGAGAGTCACGGCCTGGTGCTCTCGCTGGCGACACTCCGTCGCCCGCACGACGCTCACGCTTCAACCTGACGAGATAGATGAGGCACTGTTTCTGTGGCTCCGCGTGGTGCAAGGGTTGCACTACGCCGCCGAAGTCACCGCAGTCGCCTTCAACCGCACTGCACCACTGAGGAGCTCACTGGTGCACTTAAATCCATTCCTGGATGACCACGGCGTGTTACGAGCAGGAGGACGCCTGAAGCACGCTCCGCTACCTCACGATGAGAAGCACTCAATGATCGTCCCACCATCTTCGTGGCTCACTCGATTGCTGATCGACTCCTGCCACCGTCGAACGCTGCACGGGGGAGTGCAGCTCACTCTCGGGCTCCTCCGCCTTCGATTCTGGATCCCTCGAGGTCGGACCGTGGTCAAGCAGATGCTGCATCGGTGCGTCACGTGCACGCGATGGCGAGCGGCCACACCGCAGCCGCCCATGGGAAATCTTCTTCGAAGACGAGTCACACCAGCGCGCCCGTTCCTCCGGACCGGCTTGGACTACGCCGGCCCCATTCTCATCCGCACGAGCCGAGGACGAGGGCACAAGGCCTACAAGGCCTTCATCGCCGTGTTCGTTTGCCTCAGCTCCAAGGCCGTGCATCTCGACGTGGTCTCCGATTATACGACGGATGCATTTCTGGCTGCATTCCGTCGCTTCACAGCACGTCGAGGCCTCTGCGAGGAGATTTACTCGGACTGTGGCACCAACTTCGTCGGCGCTGACCGAGTTCTCCAAGACATGTTCCGCGCGTCATCCGCCGACGGCCGTCGCATCGCCCATTCTGTCACCTCCAAAGGTGTGAAATGGCACTTCAATCCGCCTGCCGCACCACACTTCGGCGGACTTTGGGAGGCAGCGGTGAAATCCACGAAACATCACCTGCGACGAGTTATCGGAGAGAGCACACTCACTTTCGAGGAAATGTCCACGTTCCTCGCACAAGTCGAAGCCTGCCTGAATTCACGACCGCTCCAGGCTTTATCTGACGACCCGGACGATATTTCCGCACTCACACCGGGGCATTTCCTGATCGGCGCCCCGCTGCTGGCCGTGCCCGAGCCTTCACTCGAGGAGACTGCCGACGGCACACTATCCCGGTGGCAGCACATTCAAAAAATGCGCGATCACTTCTGGTCTCGATGGTCGCGTGAATATATCCACGGGATGACAGCCCGGCCGAAGTGGCACAAAACCGAGGACGTTCCGGACGTGGGAGCCTTGTGCCTCGTACGCTCCGAGAACACTCCACCGAGTCGATGGCCTCTCGCCCGGATCGTGAGACTGCACCCAGGGGACGACGGCGTGGTCCGCGTTGCAACAATTCGGACATCCACCTCAGAGCTCGTGCGCCCGCTGTGCAAGCTCGTGCTACTTCCCTGGATCAAGGACCAGCCGCCGCCGACGGATGCGTGA